The Oncorhynchus tshawytscha isolate Ot180627B linkage group LG05, Otsh_v2.0, whole genome shotgun sequence genome includes a window with the following:
- the znf648 gene encoding zinc finger protein 648, which yields MTIVRAPTGGCLWFAYGEIGGRCRGTAKEVSSGKIPFQPQATFTTSIISSMAEEMPSWTSERFVDKVYISKRSIRKNLINKMHYVSHVPSESVKVNTAHKVESDSNPSDNDDTDSQSGGSYTGMIYLNPQTPTWTLAEKFAGLNSGKDKRLSPNQDLCSPPGSPAAIKHNVANRRGSTGLEGVYSDSSQQEEGNIKNGTKRLLQRKVCSGDPSDLKLRLVREIRPKTKESLSDVRHDVRDVRGNKCNWKGGEPLVIPPPLNKAMAMIDACEDKVPIVFAAMKKRGVEGDTENRPYKCTHCNWAFKKSSNLQSHLDTHSGLKPHICDLCGKAYSHQGTLQQHKRLHTGERPYHCPFCEKTYIWSSDYRKHIRTHTGEKPYVCETCSKDFVRSSDLRKHERNMHTNEKPFPCTQCGKTFNKPLSLLRHERTHLGERPFCCPICGKAFAVASRMAEHQKVHTGLRPYTCLVCTKSFTKSSNLLEHQAVHSGIRPHKCPQCGVAFAMVSRLVRHQRVHTGERPYDCTGCSMSFSRTAALKRHQEQTCAGRIFVCVECDKAFQCASQLTEHMVSHE from the exons ATGACCATCGTTCGCGCGCCGACAGGAGGATGCTTATGGTTTGCCTACGGGGAGATAGGAGGACGTTGTCGAG GCACTGCCAAGGAGGTGAGTTCAGGGAAAATCCCTTTTCAGCCTCAAGCCACGTTCACCACCTCTATAATATCCAGTATGGCTGAAGAAATGCCTTCATGGACCTCAGAAAGGTTTGTTGATAAAGTATACATTTCAAAGAGAAGTATCCGGAAAAACTTAATAAACAAAATGCACTATGTTTCCCACGTGCCCTCAGAGAGTGTAAAAGTCAACACTGCTCACAAAGTGGAAAGTGACTCTAACCCATCTGATAATGACGACACTGACTCCCAATCAGGTGGTAGCTACACTGGGATGATTTATTTAAACCCACAAACACCTACATGGACTCTGGCTGAGAAGTTTGCTGGGCTCAACTCTGGAAAAGACAAGAGACTGTCTCCCAATCAGGACCTCTGTAGTCCTCCAGGTTCACCCGCAGCCATTAAACATAATGTTGCCAATAGGAGAGGTTCTACAGGTCTGGAGGGGGTCTACTCAGACTCGTCACAACAGGAGGAAGGCAACATCAAGAATGGTACTAAAAGACTTTTGCAGAGGAAAGTGTGTAGCGGTGATCCTTCCGATCTGAAGCTGCGTCTGGTGAGAGAGATCAGGCCCAAAACCAAGGAGTCTCTGTCTGATGTTCGTCATGATGTGCGTGATGTACGTGGTAACAAGTGTAATTGGAAGGGTGGAGAACCGCTAGTCATTCCCCCTCCACTAAACAAGGCTATGGCCATGATTGATGCCTGTGAGGATAAGGTGCCTATAGTGTTTGCTGCCATGAAGAAACGTGGagtggagggagacacagagaacCGGCCCTACAAGTGCACTCACTGCAACTGGGCCTTTAAGAAGTCCAGCAATCTGCAGAGTCATCTGgatactcatagtggcctgaagCCTCATATATGTGACCTGTGTGGCAAAGCCTATTCTCACCAAGGCACACTGCAGCAGCACAAGCGCCTGCACACTGGAGAGAGACCGTACCACTGCCCCTTCTGCGAAAAGACGTACATCTGGTCCTCCGATTACCGCAAGCACATTCGCACGCACACCGGAGAGAAACCGTACGTGTGCGAGACCTGCAGCAAGGACTTTGTGCGCTCCTCGGACCTGCGGAAGCATGAGCGCAACATGCACACCAATGAAAAACCCTTCCCGTGCACGCAGTGCGGCAAGACCTTCAACAAGCCACTGTCCCTGCTCCGCCATGAGCGCACTCACCTGGGCGAGCGGCCCTTCTGCTGTCCTATCTGCGGGAAAGCCTTTGCCGTGGCCAGCCGCATGGCAGAGCACCAGAAGGTGCACACCGGGTTGAGACCCTACACCTGCCTGGTCTGCACCAAGTCCTTCACCAAGTCCTCCAACCTGCTGGAGCACCAGGCCGTACACAGCGGTATCCGCCCCCACAAGTGTCCTCAGTGCGGGGTGGCATTCGCCATGGTGTCCCGCCTGGTCCGTCATCAGCGTGTCCATACCGGAGAGAGGCCCTACGACTGCACAGGCTGCAGCATGTCCTTCAGCCGCACAGCTGCTCTGAAACGCCACCAGGAGCAGACGTGTGCCGGGAGGATCTTTGTCTGTGTGGAGTGTGACAAGGCTTTCCAGTGTGCCTCTCAGCTCACTGAGCACATGGTGAGCCATGAATGA